One part of the Vicia villosa cultivar HV-30 ecotype Madison, WI linkage group LG6, Vvil1.0, whole genome shotgun sequence genome encodes these proteins:
- the LOC131613439 gene encoding uncharacterized protein LOC131613439: MGFGEKWRKWVEVIIFKSNMSVLVNGSPTKDFIVKKGLRQGNPLSPFIFVIVAEALARLVRKSTEIGEFEKFVIRRSCGVDIPQFVNDTLLVGKGTWKHVKAVKTVLRAFELVAGLGINFHKSKLIGVNVSPYFLEVVAFYLSCKNEESNFTFLRISIGFNPRKESSWFPLLNKMRKRLVGWKNRFLNLGGRITLLKYILSSLTVFTLSFYKMPVKVVKEFTKI; encoded by the coding sequence ATGGGTTTTGGGGAGAAATGGAGGAAATGGGTGGAGGTTATTATTTTCAAAAGTAACATGTCGGTGTTGGTTAATGGAAGTCCAACTAAGGACTTTATTGTTAAGAAAGGATTAAGACAAGGTAACCCTTTATCgccttttatttttgttatagtgGCGGAGGCTCTTGCTAGGTTGGTTAGAAAATCAACGGAAATTGGTGAATTTGAGAAATTTGTAATTCGTAGGAGTTGTGGGGTGGATATTCCCCAATTTGTGAATGATACTTTGTTGGTAGGAAAAGGGACTTGGAAGCATGTGAAGGCGGTGAAGACCGTTTTAAGGGCTTTTGAACTTGTTGCGGGTCTTGGAATTAATTTTCATAAAAGTAAGTTGATTGGAGTTAATGTCTCGCCTTATTTTTTGGAAGTCGTCGCTTTCTACCTTTcttgtaaaaatgaagaaagtaaCTTTACCTTtctcagaatttcaattggtttcAATCCTAGGAAAGAATCATCTTGGTTTCCTCTCTTGAATAAAATGAGAAAACGACTAGTGGGTTGGAAGAATCGCTTTCTCAACCTTGGAGGAAGGATTACTCTTTTGAAGTATATTTTGAGTTCTCTTACCGTATTTACTTTAtctttttacaagatgccggTTAAGGTGGTAAAAGAATTTACTAAGATTTAA